DNA sequence from the Streptomyces sp. CA-210063 genome:
CGCCGGGATCAGCGGCGTCCATACGGGCCCCGGTGCCACCGCGTTGACACGGATGCCGTCCGAGGCGACCATCTGCGCCAGCCCCTGGGTGAACGTCACGATCGCGCCCTTGGTCATGGCGTAGTCGAGAAGGTGCGGACTGGGCTTGTACGCCTGCACGGAGGTGGTGTTGATGATCGACCCACCCGCGGGGATGTGCGGCAGGGCCGTCCGGCACAGCCAGAACATGCCGTAGAGGTTGGTCCGTAGGACCCGGTCGAACTGCTCCGTGGAGATGGCCTCGATGCCGTCGGGCTGCGCCATCTGATAGGCGGCGTTGTTGACCAGCACGTCGATCCGGCCGAACTCGGCGACCGCCCGTTCGATCAGGGCACGGCACTGTTCCTCGTCGCGGACGTCGCAGGGGACGGCGACCGCCTTCCGTCCGGCGTCCTCGACGAGCCGGGCCGTCTCCCGGGCGTCCTCGGCCTCCTCCGGCAGATGGGAGAAGAGGACGTCCGCGCCCTCCCGGGCGTACGCCAGAGCAACCGCCCGGCCGATACCGGAGTCCCCGCCGGTCAGCACCGTCCTGCGGTCCTTGAGCAGCCCGCTGCCACGGTAGGAGTCCTCCCCGTGGTCGGGCGGCGGGTCCATGGGGCCGGTCCAGCCGGGATGCTCCTGGTCCTGCTGCGGAAAGTCCGGCTGGGGATGCCGCTCGACCGGGTTCTGCCGCTCGTCGTCGCTCATGAGCACGGTCCTTCGTCGCGTGGGTGCGTAAGGGGGCCCGGGCCTCCGTGTGACCCGCGCCGGGTACCCGCACCGATCTGCTTCTACGCGGTACTCGTGAGCCGGCCGGGAGCAGCGGGCGGGCCGTGAGGGCCCGGGCGACGCCGTGGAGGTCGGCGGCCATGGTGTCGTCGTCCTGAGGTGCGTCGTGCGGCGGAGGTGTGGGGAGGCGGGGGCGGGGGACTTGATGTGCAGGTCGGGTCAGGC
Encoded proteins:
- a CDS encoding SDR family oxidoreductase encodes the protein MSDDERQNPVERHPQPDFPQQDQEHPGWTGPMDPPPDHGEDSYRGSGLLKDRRTVLTGGDSGIGRAVALAYAREGADVLFSHLPEEAEDARETARLVEDAGRKAVAVPCDVRDEEQCRALIERAVAEFGRIDVLVNNAAYQMAQPDGIEAISTEQFDRVLRTNLYGMFWLCRTALPHIPAGGSIINTTSVQAYKPSPHLLDYAMTKGAIVTFTQGLAQMVASDGIRVNAVAPGPVWTPLIPATLPDTKEFGKRAPLGRPAQPAEMAPAYVFLASERASFITAEILNATGGTPLP